CCATCAGACTGCGCTTCTCATCGTAAACCAAAACAGACTCTGTCTTTGCGCCGGGGGAGGCCGAAATCGTAAGGCGACGGTGATGGGTGGAAGGCATGCATTCTCCGTTGTGCACCGGAAGGTCGGACAGTTTGCGGTTCTGGCGCTTGCGACGCAGGATCATAAGACCGGCAACCAGGATGAGACCGAGAAGAACCAAGACCAAAAGAGCGATCAACAAATCGACCATAGCGGGAGACAATCCATCTTCGGGGCTGTCGCGAACGACAAGCTCAGGGAACATGTTATCGTCGGGGGAGTCGGTAGTTGGTAACGTGTGTTCAAAAGAGTGTCAAGAAAATAGGATCCTCCGGATTCAAGATTGAAGAAATAAACAAAGTCGTACTGTGTGGCATTATGGTGGTCAATCACATGTATCCTCGACTGGGGCGTACAGGCGACTTACGCGATGTCTCAACAGTTCCTACGGTTTCAGGAACAAATCAAGACCAGAATAAACCAAGCAAGGAAAGAGAGTATATGGTCGGATAAggctgttttcttttttttgtcgTATTGAGGTTGGTCGGGTCGAGTCGAGTCGAGTCGAGTCCGGGTCGTCGGGTAAGCAAACCACACTCGGTGAAACGAGGGGACGGGATAAAGAAAGAACGGACAGCAAGGTGTACAGCTGAAAGAGTGAAGCTGACACCTGCTATGGAATGAGAGGACGCGATGGGCGAAGGGAAGGATACCAGAGGGGAGGGGTTGGTATGAGTATGAAAGAGAGTCAGTAGTAAGAGAGGGAGggaaaagaggagaagagagggaagggaggagaagaattCCTCCTGCAGTCCCGGTTGGGCTGGCCAGACCCTCGGATGCCTGTGTTTGGCCGTCGTTGGCGGAGTGGAGTAGATATTGGCCAACCATATGAACGCTGTGATTTCCCCACGCTGATGTGCAGCCAATTATAGGTCTATCGTACCTGGACTAACATAGAACAGAGGATATTATTGGCTACTGCTACTCATTGGCTATTTTGGAATGCATTAGTTCCGTTATGCTTTCCTATTTAAGTCTAGTTTAATATACGCTTCCCCTGAAAAGGGGTCctagtacagagtagtattCCATAAATATCTTCCGTATACGAGCAGACACTCAGTTGGTCTGTTCTTGATATCTCCGACATGACTTGCCATTGCGATCCTCGCCCATAATAATGTGATAGCGTCTTTCGAGGGGCGCTTAGCCGAAAAGTAAGGCTTGGTTATTGAGGGTGAGCCACGTAGCGACACCTGAGGCATGAAGATCGACACAATGTGGCGCAGCACAATATCGTGGCACAAAGTACATAGAACCAATTGCATGTTAGATCGAGACATCATTATGATTGTATTCAGACTGCCCTAGAAAACAAGGATTTATGTCTTACAATTGATCCAGAGTCAGTATATCAGATGCAAACAAAAGCAATGTTTCCCGGTTGTCTCATACCTGCGCTCGATTGTTTGATTATGCAATGTATGGGAATGATCCTTTTGTCAGTTGGCATTGACTTGAACATTCCAGAGTCGATACAAACAAACATGCTTTGGATATCTGCCAACCGTTGCCGGGGGGAGGGGCCTCACATTCTTCAGTTTCATCAGAGATTAGATAACTGGTCGCATGTATGCAAGTTTATGGAATAGGTCGTATGTGCTATGATTCTATCTATCCAGCAATAGCACCATCGTCAGAACGTAGAGCTTATAGTACTACTAGTAGGTCCGTTAGAAACGTATATATTCGCCCAGTTTAATGTCTCCTTGTATTCCATACACCTGAGTGAGAAAATATATCTTTTCGGAAAGGGCCACAGGCAATATTTGTTACTATTCTCCGGAACCGATATATATACAGTAGTGCACATACGGAGTAGTGAAGAGTAGGCACTTTCATACAGTATCTGGAAGACTGCCTGTGACAAATGAGGTTCTCCCAATCACGACCAACCACCCTATCGGATTCCAAATCTCTACTGGGC
This sequence is a window from Aspergillus chevalieri M1 DNA, chromosome 5, nearly complete sequence. Protein-coding genes within it:
- a CDS encoding uncharacterized protein (COG:S;~EggNog:ENOG410PRE4;~TransMembrane:1 (o20-43i)), which translates into the protein MFPELVVRDSPEDGLSPAMVDLLIALLVLVLLGLILVAGLMILRRKRQNRKLSDLPVHNGECMPSTHHRRLTISASPGAKTESVLVYDEKRSLMENSSSPPSSPVPEIRITFPEEEDESGKRKSGRMVVVRISDTGGVGLEPCHEELPPYQSSDADRFHSLDIERMGGLKEKDDLNRWS